The sequence agaccctggAGTGCCAaatttagcaggcaaccttgccaaaataacacacattttaccccccaaacgccattttttcaccAGAGAACCCCCCTAGTTGTTGCGATTTCCCCCctgagaaattgtgaaggtgaatgcatatacaaacaagctctccgtttaggattcaaacaaatataacccaagcccctttgatgacgcggatgattacgttactgtttatcatctgtccgtcatcgtctaaagcccgccctgatgatttcattggtccgaacagtttctgttcggggataatccCTCCTCTATGGAGCAGGCCAGActgaattgcccgacctaaaaaatttgtgggcggggctaagttcggctggcatccaggctaatgaaattacatataaaatTGTACTTAAATCCTACTTCAGTTGGTCAAAACAAATCACTCATAGGTTCAACTGATTGCATTTAATAtgaatttaaatgttaatttaatatGAATCTTACTGACAGTGAAAATACTTCTAAAGAAGTTAGATTAATCTtaaatttaaaatcaaaagttgtatctgtCAATATTATTTAACGGACCTCAGCTGACAAACTAGCAATTAAcggttgtatttttattaagtaatgttaacaaagatgaataaatactgtaacaaatgatTTGCTCATTGTTACTTAATGCATTATCTAATGTTAAGGAATAGGAGGACCTATTTCTTATgtgctatttaaacaataataCACTTTCATTTAATTGCAGTTATTGTCTGAAAACATTACACTCAGTTCTCAGTTAAGTATATTCTTTGAACATGTTTCTGTAACGGGTAGTCTTTTTTAAAAGTATAATAGTTCATAATGGTGACAAAAAGACGTTGCGGTCTTGTGCTAAAGCAGAAGTACCTGTTAATGTGTGAAAAAACTGTGGTGACAGACGGATTCCTGTCATATGAAGGCTGCTGAGTCTGGGAGTCCACGTCAGCGCCGGCAGGAAACACTTGACTATCACTGGACCAGTggatttgactgacagctttTCCAGGCAGAGCTCTGTGAATAACAGacaaaaacattattatcaATCCAAAAACTATAACGTTATTCATGAAGGATTACAAGCAGTTAAGAGTGATGACActgtcagtgttattttagcatACAAGggatatttatttagttttataaatattttgaataaattattttcaatttattttaattttcaaaagttttagtaattttttgttgttgtcatttttaataatatatatatatatatatatatatatatatatatatatatatatatatatatacacacacatttggtTTTTTTTCTTGacttttaattatttaagtACATCAAgttgaactaaataaaaatCAGAATGGTGTCTAACtgaaactaactgaaataaaataattttttttaaaaagttttaatttcCGTTAGCGTTTATTTTAAGTaacaaaattgtatttttaaggTTTTAGTTAACCACAATAACCCTGCACTGTTTCAGCACATGCTCAGTAAAAAGCAATCTTACAATTCTTACAACTTTTGTGagaaattcacacacacacacacacacacacacacacacacacacacacacacacacacacacacacacacacacacacacacacacacacacacacacacacacacacacacacacacacacacacacacacacacacacacacacacacacacacacacacacacacacacacacacacacacacacacacacacacagagaattGGCTTTGTTTGAGTCAGGAAATCATCACCTTTGTTTTGAGTGGAATGTGGCTGCTGCCTCTGTGTGTTTCTGTCGGCAGGTGGGCAGATCTCCAGAGAAAGGTTCAGTAGGGTCGGACATGCTCTCAGCACGCTGATCAAGTGTTTGTGACCGCAAATGTGACTTAGACTGAGATCTGTGAGAGAGCAGCCGGGGTTCAGGAACAACCGTCTGAGAGACTCCACCAACACGGACATCTCCTCCTCATGAATGAGccctgcacacacaaacacacatccaCTGCTTCACTTCACAACATCCTGCATTCAGAGGTGTCTGTATTAGGGCTGGGCTAGAGATTACTTGcttgcatgcatgtgtgtgtctgtctgtgtacaGTACGGTCAAAAGCTCAGAAACaaagaaggttttttttttaaatgtttttgaaactaAAATCTTAAATCTCAGTAAGTCTGCATTTCTTTGAtcacaaatacagtaaaacagtaataatgtTCAACATTATTACAATTGCACTGGTTTCTGTtctaatattgtaaaatgtaaatcatTCCTGAgctcaaagctgaattttcagcatcattactccagtcttcagtgtcacatgatccttcagaaatcattctcatatgatgatttactgctcaagaaacatttttgatttttACCAATATTGAAAACATTGATTTTTGTGCACAACATGATAGAAATATGTCAAGTCTTTGatgaaaataaagtaaaaacagcatttatttgaatttgaaatctattgtctttactgtcacttttgaaatAGTTAAtaaatccttgctgaataaaataattattttcttaaAGAAAAAACCTTATATAAATGTTTGAGCCACAGTGTATATATCTCCAAAAATTCCCACCCTTTTAGGAAAAACTAGAGATCATATTTAGTTGTCAGCACATACTTACAGTCACTATGAAGATGAAGTGTGTGAAGACACAGCCATGTAGGCAGGATGTGTGACACCGTGGTCAGGATTTCACATTTGGACACTTCAAAATCGAGCGAGTGGATCTGACCTTCAGGGCAGTGGTCAGCAGGGCTGCTAAAGGACAAAAACTCGCTGCACAAAACCTCTGGATTTTCCTCCACGTCTAAAGCGAGACGTTTGGCTGCAGGTTCCTCCAGCTCTCCATCGTCTACTACTGAACGATGGCCATCAGCGTGGGACGTCTCTGGTGTGGTGGACACTGATAACCCACCCTGAGGACCCCTGCGCCTGGACATGAGCCAGCTCAGAAAAGACGAATCTGGATTTCTTCTCAGAACCACTTCTCTGACAGACCCGTGGTCCAGGAGCCGGTGGAGAATGAACAAGACATATTTCCGTCCGTGTTTGAATAGAGCATTCGCATCCAGTAATCTGAGGGACGTCACTCCCTTTTCTAGGGTGCTCAGTATGTGCTGCAGGTCCCCGGATGCGAGCCTGCGGATGTTTTTGATTGACGTGTGGAGAGAGAGGACTCTGACGTGCTTTACGGTCATGGAGAGAATGGAGGAATCGCTGAGGTTGGAAAGGTACGATCCTCCTCGTCTGACCTGGGTGAACATGACCAGGTGAAAGAGCCTTTCCAAACATCGCTGCTTCCAGTCCTGATTGGACGGTGTCGGTGCGGACTGAAAAAAATAGTGAATCAGATTTCAGGTTTAGTGCATTTGTTCACAACATGGGTCTCATGGGGACCAAGGttgaacaaaataaaacacaaaatatacaaaatatatggggggggtgaaacactcagttcacacttgtcatgtttggttcaattaaaacgaaccctggtgcggttgctcggttagtacggttcatttgaacatatgtgaacactgccatccgaaccctggtgcgcaccaaacaagcggaccgagaccgctaaaaagatgggtctcgctcggtccgcttccaaacgaactctggtgcggttcgattgatatatgaacgcaacacggaccaaagacatgtaaacggaccaaaaaccggacgtaatgtcacaagatgccacgcataatgcagctgatttgacgacgcggaaagatcggtgtatccaaaatgagtaactttaacattagagggcaaacgtggagcaacgaggaagtgcctaatcaatatttggtcagacgagcatgtttcaaaaatgctagaaaaaacacacaaaaagcatacctggttcttctcatcaaagttcctgtgtttcccattattagcaggtgcaGACGACAGCggccgtctctgttctgcacaacggaggaaatcctgctgctgttttgaatgttttgaacattttatgagctcttcatgagttctcagcgggtaaaaataatgccacatgtacacgcataaaatgatcgcgtttaatccagcacacagcgttgttttgaacatttcatgagctcttcatgagttctctggtaagaaataatgccaaatgtgttacacgcataaaatgatcgcgtttaatccagcacacagcgttgttttgaacatttcatgagctcttcatgagttctctggtaagaaataatgccaaatgtgttacacgcataaaatgatcgcgtttaatccagcacacagcgttgttttgaacatttcatgagctcttcatgagttctctggtaagaaataatgccaaatgtgttacacgcataaaatgatcgcgtttaatccagcacacagcgttgttttgaacatttcatgagctcttcatgagttctctggtaagaaataatgccaaatgtgttacacgcataaaatgatcgcgtttaatccagcacacagcgttgttttgaacatttcatgagctcttcatgagttctctggtaaaaaataataccatgtacacgcataaaatgcccgcgcgtgtaatccagcacacagcattgttttgaatgttcggtaaacgagctcctacgtcatataaaccgaccaatcaggttgtgagcatctccctgtgcctttggttcggtaactttaggttcgctgttaaaaatgcccgtgtgaacgctaagcggaccaggactattatgtttgtttttgttttttggtccgaaccaaacgaaccgaactacaagtgtgaacgcaccctcagtttcagtcaatcttgagtacctatagagtagtattgcatccttcatatctccgaaaaatctttagttttattatatttatacaagaaatatgggctgtaccgagcctttccggaaaaaaacgagtgcctggaggcgtatcgtgtgagcggaacTAAAGAATGACtaatgcgcacaaagcggtgacgtcctcaagcgtggagaaactcatggctatcgatctcagctaatagatatatgatccagaatcattcggaggctgaaataaattgatcaggagaaacagcaacagcaggacgtccgtctctatgtactgtatttagtggcctgtcaacatttctgtgtctttgctcgcagtttatgaggacatgattcggtttatggactattgtatgagactaaaccttagcagtagcaagcaaaacggttttgcacgtcagagtcagactagtgtaacgttatacagagaacaacaatgcagtaaccgttagcgcatttgaatgacgaagcacgcgatcgtgtcgtttactgatgtttactcatgtgacgatagccaacagcagagacatttgaagcagttttactcgccggctgcttccaaagaaggaccgaacctttatcattgggaccgctccatcaaaaacacacttctttggtatgatttggggaagtcctgtgacagtggccgtggaaatccactttgcgacgcaactgaagcgatgttctgaagcttcccgtcatttctgcattcagattggttcaaatgcagcactgccttcccggaatgctataGGAATAGTGGAGCTTGGCGCgaagtgtttatgggcgtgcatttcctctctcgcgcaAGTCACATgcgcacgcaccctaccgggagaagagcctgtacggcccatacaaggaccttccgctcttattaacgtcaagccgacccatactcgaaaaaaactctctgaaacttgtgagaaaccggaaggagtatttttgacacagaaatactccatcaaacgtccaacattagtttttgaaactttgtctatgtttaggatgggaatccaagtcttttacagtgtaaaaagctcagtatgcatgaaacagcatttcacaacCCCTTTAACTTAAATTGCTCTGATGAGAACAAGTTATTTTTTACATCTATTGCTTTGAACTGCATACAAGGTAATTAGCCTTTATATTCTTCCACTCATACAGGACTGCCCTGTTGAGAATGGAAAAGCTGAAGTATTATAATCTATAACCTTTTAATATtttgctaatatatatatatatatatatatatatatatatatatatatatatatatatatatatatatatatatatatatatatatatatatatatatatatataaaattgtgtAACCAGCCTTTTTATCttttgtttaaatacatttttattgttataaAGACAAAGTACTGTTCTGTTTTTTACTTCAGCTTATAAAGACAGTTCTATAAGAATAGAAAGAGCATTATAATGCATCTTACAATGCGACAGTCAACTAACCAACCGGAAGAGAATCTGCTGAAAGGGTCAGCATGAATTCATTCAAAGGGTTGTTGACTGATTATTGATTTTGCATTGTTCATTAAAGGGTAGAAGGTCATTCACCTAGATTACTGGTATAAATTAAACAAGCTAGTGTACGTTAAGACCTAATTCTGACCTGACAGCACAAGGCTACTTAgttgcaattattattattgtattcaGGAGCTGAGGTAAATACCAGATCTCACCACAtagtaaaaaatattataatacaaTGTTTAATGGCCATATAAGTTATACTTATAAAGAACTTGACATCACACATGATGACATGATGTTATGATCATATGACGAACAAACCTTCGCTCTCCAGCGCCACGTCTGATCCAGATCTCTCCATATTGTTGCCCAAATTACAGATGTGGAGACTCCTGAAATGAGCATCATTAAATCAACACCATTAACACCCATTTACCACATTATATGCAcattacacactcacacatgtcCGATCTTGTTGAGGAAATAAGCTTATCTATAatataagcttgtttcctcaaTTTAGGCCCCCCAAAATTAGTCCCCATGAGTCAGTGCATTCAGGATGAAGTCCCGAACAGGAAGGGAAAAAACAGGtttgtttacacacacacacacatccatcaGATGctgtatatttatatgtatgcaTGAATGAATATACACAATTTGTACCTTTAGTGGCGGCAGCAGCTTCAATCCTGTCCAGATAGTAAATGTTTAGATGTGGCAGTAAGTCTTTCAGGAGAGAGACAGGCAGATCTAGCACAAGAAAAATAGAAAGAATATAAATGTCAAACTGTTCACtcctttaaattacattttaggtCTTGATTATGGATTGACAAGAAAATAACTTTTCTCACTCAAAACCTTTCTCTCTAACACATCGATGTTTTGAGCAACTTTCACGATGCACATCTGCACCAGCGAGCTTCCATCTGAAAGTCCCATTTTTACACAAGAGCGTTTTCTCACAACGGAGCGCGTGCTCGAGGCATTTCAACTGTTGTGCTTCCGTCATGTGtttcagaaataaaaatgtattggaAGGAAAATCGACTGATAAAATCCGTCAGGGGGCGCTCTGCGGCCCAGAAATAATTGAACTGCATTTTATCTTAGCCCcgtttatttgtaatatttatacaatacaacgtataatacttttatttatatattcccGTCccgtatattttatttatttagtaccGTCAGTTAAAACAACTttatttcatgttaaattcCATTCTAGTTTCTCAAATTCTATGCAAAGAACGCACCAGTTGGCTCCAGAGATGGTTGGCTCGGCTTGCGCACGCAACTTCATCGACACTTAACTTCCGGGTACTGGTGTAACCAATAAAACATGCCGTATTAAAcactttcttttactgtctatgattaAACACGCGCTGCAGGACCTacctgattttttttactatgagacttccaccatcagctgtttttttctgtttagaaAGCTTTTAACCGTTATGTGTTcgtcccacccactaacaggtgtcaCGATGAGatcaccggtcataatgttatgcctgatcagtgtatacatggacacacatttattatataaacacaaaccTTTATAATAGTCAATACTGAATGATCCCTCTTAATTTAAGCACCCACACAATAACATTATTAATCACTCTACGAATACACcaatttatttataatgttcTCTGATGCATGTTGATGCCTTTTTGCTGCTGCCCTTTTTATACTAAAACAAATTCCCAACAACCAAGTTAAGGCAATAAAGTATTACATACAGCATTTGTCTTTTGTTCTTTATTGTTTTCTGTTATTTGACATTATCAACAAACCCAAATTCTGTGTTAACATCACCTCTTCACTGGTCTTAACAACAGAGGACACTATTTCATGTGAGTAATGAAAAAAGAGCACAGTTATTAACACAGTCACAATTTGGACGATTTGATGAACCTATCGGTTACAAGGAATTGTTGAATCTGGGAAAAAAATCACATCTTATATAAATAACCAAGCACTGTATTTCTATAAGCAGTCATCCATTGATATACAGCTCCATTTATTTGATTGACTGGAAGACCTTGTGGGCCACCTGTAAAAACAAGAACAGAACAACAAGTTATAACAACAAATAAAGTTCACAAATTTTAACTTCATTCAAGAACAAAAATTATGTCAGACAAAAGTATATATAGATTATTTTAAGAatgttcactcacacacacacacacacacacacacacacacacacacaaaagagcaGCATACAGGTCAGCCATGACAAATAGGAGAGTAAGTAATGAGATTTAGCATATTTGTTAAAACTACTTCTTGAATGTAGGTGTGTGACTCTAATTTGCTTTCCCCAGCAGCTTGGCAAAGTCAAAGATTCTTTCTAAAATGCTTAAAACGTTAAATAATATATCAAGATGTAAAAATGTGACTATATGTATAGTTGATGGAAAAAATATGATTTGCGATATAaagttgttttatccaaggctcaacttgctagatttataaggtataattcaccaaaaaatacaaattctgtcatcaaaTACTCACTTTTTAAACTATAATCACTGACTTCCAGTAACGACCGCATGCGAGTCTAGTTCCGGCAGAAGTGCGACTGGTCTGCTGATTAGTCCAGTTATCCAATTACATTCTTTGCTGAGGCAaagagtttttatttatttggttttatttatttacacctCAAATGAGCGCATATACTTTTATGAGCGTTTTTAGAATTTATGCATATAGTTCCATCCAgcgttttttttatgcaataacCCAAAATTAGGTGGGTGGAAACATAGCTAATGGTATCTAACAGCCACAAGAACACTTACACAGTGGTCGCGAGCGTGCAGGAAGTCAAAGAGCTCCTCCGTGCAATCTTCTGTCGTCTCTGAGCGGGAGCCGACCCGGGACTCacacgcctccagccgctcgcgTGTGTGAACGCAATGCTCTGTCTGCTCACACTTCTCCCTCACAGCCTCTAGGGGGTCCTGCagaacaaatacaaaacaatattcttcaccaaacttggtatgCATAGACTTCCAGGCACTATGAAGATGCACACCAAATTGTGCATACCATCCAGAGACAAGCCTAAAAGGTTAACTGATATAAGACAAAAACAATGTTCTGTATCTTGGGACTGCAATATCTAAAATTAATAGGATTTGGTAAACAAGGACACAAGAATAACGTAAGGAGACATTATGATAAGAGGGTGCTAGAACCTCAACATCCTCAAAGCTGCACAGCTGATTAAAGTTTATACAAACAGAATCCATATTCAAATGTGAATATTTTAGAAATGTTCTCCACACACATTATGGACAATCATAACTTCTGCTTACAAttgtattttcatttaattggGGGGTGAAATGATGTGGATGTTTTCATGAGATACACTCAAGTAGTACTttttattagcctgacaagccagacacaCATTTATATCATGCAAATAATCACTTCTCATTTTAAATGACTAATTGAATAAcagtaataaaaatgtatttctcaaAGTGGCTCACAGTACACTGATTACTGAGAAACCTGATGTCTTGATAAAGGGCACAATAGTGAAAGTTTATGGAATGTCATCCATTAACCACTTCATATAGAACAAAGCAATTGGTAAACATTTGGATTGATTTGGCCATAATGAGGACTACAATATTGCTCAGATTATATAATGCACAAGATACATaccaccatgtcctcttcctcttcttcttcctcctcctgaACACAAAGTATATTAGGTTACATAATACGTGGATATAcatgaataataattaaacaaaaacaatacatgATACCTGGGGTGAGTGTGTTTACACATACAAGACTAAAGTAAATCTCACATAACAGTTTACTCGGGAgaagtataaaaataatatatgtaCATAAGAATCAACCTATAGATCAGGCTCGGCCACATAATCCAGACCGTTTCGAAATAAAGCGGCTTGTTTAACGTTACTCCCCAAATTACATTTAAACCACTCAGCAAAATGCTATATGCTAATATACCTCGTCTGGCTCTCCGTTCATGATCATTTTGTCTTCGAAAACCATGATTTTAGCCAAGTTTTCCCTGAAGTGACCCTCTGTAGACTGGGATATGCGCCGATGGAGGACAGCGTGACACTTTCCGGAAGTTGTAAGTGCTTAAAGCATAAACGTTCAGGCAAAGCAGAGAGGCGTCCACCTCAGACAACTTCCGCTTCACCGCGTTTATCCACCTTGGCTGTAAATAAGCGTAATTCATGCCCTGCAACCACCAATATTTCTGTACAATTGTGTATTCGACACTAATATTGAAGTAAGTGAAGTTTTGGCGTGAGACGTACGTAATATATGACATATTTCCACATTTGAAATGTATACTACTAACATTGATATGAGTTATATCGTAAACGCTTTGCTGCCATCTGTTGGCTTGGAGAATAAACGTCATTTCAAGCAAAGAAATAACCAGTTAAACATAAAATGTGTTACCTATGCTCAAGGCTCTAACCATGTCTTAGTTGATGTCttagtttattgaaatgaaCCATGTCTTGGTTTATTTAAAGGAATTACATTATTAAAGGATTCAAATGGATTTAGGgaaacaaagaaaaataaataaggaCAATAAAAGTTCcgtaaataataacaaataatataatatgcaaattatttattttttaaacatgacACTCACTCTTATTTTTGTCTGGAAAACATTTATTGTCACGTCAAATGCAGTTGATTTACATAAATAATGTCTTAATTTAAATTCAAAATGgtgaaaattaaataaaaaatgtctagTAGTTTGCATCGCTTGATATTACTATTGGTAGCAATGATTTTATTGTAAAACAGttgtcaaatattaaatgtttagttAGTGTCGCGTTGGAATTCGCACTTACAGTAAGCCCCAACTTctaatcttaaaaataaataataataacataaatTAGTGCTGGGCAGtcaattaattgtgattaatcgtatcctaaataaaagtttatttacaTAATATAGCCTATgcgtgtgtactgtgtataagtATTAGCCTATGCACACTCCttcatttaagaaatatttgcatgtatatagcctactgtatatatttatataattatatataaatattttataaattaatttaacatttttcttaaatatatacatgcatgcgtgtgcatttttt is a genomic window of Pseudorasbora parva isolate DD20220531a chromosome 12, ASM2467924v1, whole genome shotgun sequence containing:
- the uqcrh gene encoding cytochrome b-c1 complex subunit 6, mitochondrial, producing the protein MVFEDKMIMNGEPDEEEEEEEEEDMVDPLEAVREKCEQTEHCVHTRERLEACESRVGSRSETTEDCTEELFDFLHARDHCVAHKVFQSIK
- the lrrc41 gene encoding leucine-rich repeat-containing protein 41 → MGLSDGSSLVQMCIVKVAQNIDVLERKVLNLPVSLLKDLLPHLNIYYLDRIEAAAATKGVSTSVIWATIWRDLDQTWRWRAKSAPTPSNQDWKQRCLERLFHLVMFTQVRRGGSYLSNLSDSSILSMTVKHVRVLSLHTSIKNIRRLASGDLQHILSTLEKGVTSLRLLDANALFKHGRKYVLFILHRLLDHGSVREVVLRRNPDSSFLSWLMSRRRGPQGGLSVSTTPETSHADGHRSVVDDGELEEPAAKRLALDVEENPEVLCSEFLSFSSPADHCPEGQIHSLDFEVSKCEILTTVSHILPTWLCLHTLHLHSDWLIHEEEMSVLVESLRRLFLNPGCSLTDLSLSHICGHKHLISVLRACPTLLNLSLEICPPADRNTQRQQPHSTQNKELCLEKLSVKSTGPVIVKCFLPALTWTPRLSSLHMTGIRLSPQFFHTLTGSNPLLKVLKLEDITLADYHQDILHFLENSELEELSLKDCRLLDKCTVKEDFLVPFVEALKGISSLQSLMLAQNRLATSAIEVAKLFSGCSPSKITTLDLSSNFILPAELLEFAQLLETYRPVQRLTLDLRFNPLDRDPEVKGQALRKLIPYCNILTDDWDSRSTMADHISVM